The DNA segment CTGTTGAACCACTAAATAGGGCACATAGAATAGTTCTAAGAATAATGTTGAAAAAGGATCCATATTATACATCAGAGGAAGTATTTGTCACAGCAAGGGTTTTAAACATAAAAAAGCTGTATATCAAGGGCTCGATTCTATTCATGTGTAGAAAGAATAGTTTTACATTGTTACCCCATGCACATCAAACTAAAAGGATGGTGTCAGGAATGGTAGAGGAGACAAGAAGGGAAACGACcactaataattatatattgtagaaattattgttttcaaaatatgtaAATGAGTGCATTGAGTACATCGGTAATGTTTCCAGAACTATGACAAAAGAAAGGAAGcaatcagtttttttttttattgaatctatTTCTGTTATTATTGGCTAGGAATTTGAGattatatttctttcaattgtTGTATGTAAATATGTTTAAATAGCTTATGCTTGTAAACTACAGCAGTAGAAAGTCAACTTTTTCTTTCTTGTATTGTGTCTATTGTTGTAATGACTCCTCCTCTAAACACGGACTTGTTCCATATTAGAGGGAGTAATTTTCAgggaatatattgtaaaatgtactttctggaaataaattcaatttgaaaaaaataataatttattacaatttatcATCAAAAAGTTCAGTTTGCTGAAAAAAAGCAATTCATAAGCAATAAAAgatcttaaaaattatttctatcgagttcaattatattctaaaaatatgaGTATTAGTAGTACGTATAAGATCTACCTGTATGAGTTTAGTGCAGTTTGTCCCATTATGTAATTTATATCtggcaattgaataatcaacacCGGTATCTTAATTTTTAGGCAAGCTTCTATATATACCTTGAATGCTTGAATTATTATGTCATACCATGATGTGACTTACTACAATGCCAATAATTAGTCTGTGTACAATTTGTGTTATACCAGGGCACGTGGATCAGCTGTTATCAAGGTGATGCGGGTGAACCCGCGCCCGGGTCGCTTCCTCAAGTCCTACATAGATGTGCGCAGTCTGCCCAAGCGACCCCAACCCCCCGCCGGGTCGGCGGCCGCTCTTGCCATTGGACAACCTCATTTGGATGTGAGAATATATTAGCATTTTAATTTAGTCTTCAAAGCATTCACATAGTGACATTCAAATCGTACATACAgtactaagggccggtttccgagctcgggatttagcttagttctagactttaaacagctggagtcagaaaattggctttccgaaacgtggcgtagtagtagtagtaatagtaatagtcacgtttaaattaaatttcaaaagaCTAGGAAATTGAATACAagataaaatgaagagaaaatagtgtaaagcttcagctattttgaatcatttgggAATGTTTAATTCCGtgaaggaaaaacgtttccaattatagaaatgagaaaataaagattgttataaaaactgcgactaggccccgtttcggaaagctaattttctgactccagctgtttaaagtatagaacttagctaaatcccgagctccaAAACCGGCCATTAAAGCTTTAAGTTAAGTTCTTAAGTTATTGCTATTCAGCCCAATCAAAACTTCTTTGTAAGTAGAATTGGCACTAGTTTTAAAGTGGGTTCGTATTAGCTGACATGGAAAGATAATAAATGTGAGACGATAAAGAAGGTGAAGCTTCTTGTTGGGCAAGCATTGCTGTTATTATAagctttaaaaatattaaaatgtttcAGTAGTTCTTTGTTTGAGAGAACTCTTTTTGTATTTTCATGAACATTATAACATGAACAAAAGGAGTTGTTTCAACTATTCCGTTTAGATACGACAAACCGCCCATGAACCTCAATGTTAGCAAGTTGAATAAGTTTATATCTCAGAGATTTGAAAgtcatgataatatattgatatgtTGGATCTGAGTAACTTTGAAATGAACGATTACACACGTCATGGACTACATTTTAATAAACACAGAGGGAAGCCAAAGTTTGTTCAATTGATCAAGAGTTATTTGATATTAGAATTGTACGTTGTGATAGTTCCACAGATTGAGAATTGAACGCTCAAATAAGTCTTGGCAATTCCAGCAATAGACGCATTCcagtattgattgaatggtAACGATGCGTTCGATTTTTTATAGGTAGTAAAATTTTTCACATGAACTGCCTGGGTCTTTCAAGCGCAAAATTAGACCTGGAATTGTTTTTGTCAGATAGAAATGAGAATTTTGACATTTTATGTTTTACGGAGCACTGGTCGAAGGAAGGAGAATAAGATGTTTTTTCCCTGCCAGGCTATGAATTAAAAGCACAGtataatagaaaatttaaaaaaaggggAGGATCATGTATTTTTGTTCGTGAGGAACCTATCTTTAGTTCTCATCGAAGAAAAGATGTTGAGTTACTAGCAACCGAAGGTTCTTTTGAAATTTCAGCTATGGAGTTTAAGTTGGAATCGATTATTAGTAAGATTATTGTTTTATGTATCGGTATATATCTGAGCACCTAATTCTGATTTCACTGTATTCATCGAACTTCTTAGAACAGCTATTGCTAAAATAGtgaaggaaaaagaaaaaaatattttgcatttgtggagattttaatgtgaattatttgaccaataacAGAGATAAAAGACTACTGGTGAACCTTCTAGCCACTTTCCAAATAAACAAAGTCACAAATGGACCAACTCGAGTTTCTCAGAAAAGTGCAAcagaaattgattatattataactAACTATCCAGCTGATCTCTGTGACAATGGAACGTTTTCCTACCCTTTCATCGATCATGAAGGTGTTAGTGTAAcataaaagtaaaaaaattaaacaagcaaaataaaaacacaattattaaaaatggaaaaaagaaAACCCTCTGAGTTATGAATGAAACTAATTCAAATGCTCTGAACCAAGATTTATCTATGGTGAATTGGATTTCAGGCAATGCTAGAAGTGTAGATGAAATGTTCAATAACTCTCtcacaatttatataaatcattTTAACTCATTTCTACATCAGAAAATTCAAGACAGATGAAATTTTCATGGATTACAAAAGGTATTAGAGTTTCAAATGATagacttaaaactttgaatattctCCGTAAGGATGAAACAATCGAAAACTACATGGTTTACATTGCAACGCAAAAAGGGTTAAGGCATTTCACTTTTGAAGTGTACTTCCATTTATATAAGAAAATCTTACAATAGGTATTCAAAGAAAATAGCTGCTAATAACTTCATTAAGAGATCTGATAATAGAATAAAAGCTGTTTGGAAGTTGGTTAGATCTGAGTCAGGGAAAGAAGAGAAACATTTGTAGAAACTCGTTTATTGGATAATTATTGGATAATTGTGGGGGGGGGGTCAAATCCGGTAAAGAGGCTGCAAATTTGTTTAATAACTACTTTATAAATATTCCTTCCACAGTGCTAGACAAAAACTCGCACAGCTCTAAACATAGATTCGAAAAATTCTTATATGATACTCATTTATATAAaagaaatggaaataataacattaggcgttttgaattatttaatcaacagGAGTGttgttaaaaatagttcaatcaaaaaatgaaaaatcatatGATATTTCGAACTGCTTGGTCAGGAAATCGATCATTTCAATTTTGGAGCCTCTTATATATTCAATGCATCTTTGGCTAGTGGAATTGTGCCTTCTAAATTGAAAATGTCAAAGATAAAGCCTATACATAAGAGTGGGGATTTGGATAATCCTGAGAATTCTAGACCAGTTTCAAATCCACCTGTATTTATTTACAAAGCTACTTGAGTTCATTGTATTGGCTATAATTGGTTTGTTTCATATTCTGAGGACAGATATCAACAAGttataatagaatctaataaCAAATATGTTCATATGTCAGAATGATTGAAACCAAAATCAGGAGTTCCCCAGGGATCGGTGCTGGGCCCCCTTTTCTTTTTACTTTATATAAAAGATCTGCCTAGTTACTTGTATCCTGCACATAGTGTTTTATACAgaatgggtgaaaagtccgagaacagcttaatatctcatacacaaaggtaatttgattgtgagtgtgattggggatcctactaaaattgagaatactactttactatgagttcaaaaatctggtccgccatcttgaatccgcgccatattgaatgcaacttaattttttaataggaaggttgtcatgcgGTACATGACTTCGATACGAAATTCAAAGGAAAaaagaatggtgaaaaccgcacatcgatatctcaaaccgttcagaagatattcacattatattaatcaatactattcaaagcagaaaggagaaaaaaagtatctcataaaagaatgtgattccaaggtgggtgtgattggggatccctcTCAAATTGGAAATACTATTTTACTATGACtgcaaaaatctggtccgccatcttggatccaccatattgaatgcaactttatttttttaaatgagaaggttgtcatgcgatacatgattttgatacgaaatttcaagaaaaaatgaattgtgaaaaccacacatcgatatctcaaaccgttcagaagatattcacattattaattataccacttatgtatttcatttctgatatgcatgatattgataaataatgtgaatatcttctgaacggtttgagatatcgatatgcggttttcaccattcttttttcttgaaatttcgtatcgaaatcatgtatcggaTGACCAtcttcctattaaaaaaaaaagttgcatttaatatggcggatccaagatggcggaccaaatttttgaagtcatagtaaagtagtattttcaattttagtaggatccccaatcacactcacCATCAAATTACCCTTGTGTATGATATATGAAGCCGTTCGCAGACTTTTCAACCACTCTGTATGCTGACGATATAAGTTTATTATTATGGTCCAAGAGCGAAATTGATAGAGGTCTATTACGCGCTATTCCATTCACATATGGCATTGCATTTTGGGGTGATTCTGCGCATGTCAGCCAGATCTTCAAATTGCAGAAATGGGCGTTTCGCGTTATGGTAGGAGAGTCAATAAGAACTAGTTGCAGACCCTTTTTTAAGCAATTAAAAATTCTCCCACTCCCTAGTTTATATATCTTGGAAGCAAtttgttctataaaaaaatgagtCGATGATCAAGAAGTGTTTTATGATACATTCCTATGAGACTAAACACAGACATGTACTCAGGAATGAAACACATCGTACAGCTTCATATGCGAAAGGCGTAACCAGCGTGGGAATTCGTCTATTCAATGCATTACCTACACATTTAACCTGTCAAACGCTTGAAAAACTGAGAGATCAGTTGAAGACAGAACTGGAAGGACAGTGTTTTTCATATGAGTTTTTTAGTTGCTTTAGTTCACTGTGATTTTTCGTAGACCTTTGAGAGTACATGTAACAATCTGTTTTATAAATGAACAATTTaagttaaataatttaaataattgacaAGTCCATATATCCCTTTGAGAGGAGGTCAGTGGCTGCTAAATTATCTATCTATATCGCTGCTTCAGtaaatcaatatcaaaatcagcTGGTAACTAAGAGTACGAACAGAACGGCCAGGTCGATATGTAGCTATGTAGCTTTCAGTTTAGGTCGAGCTCGCAATCGACCTCTATGTAATGAAAAACACATTGTAAAGCATGGGAATGAACAGTACGGCTAAGTCTCGATTTCCGTTCAGCACGGTGACATTCCCTTTTTAATAATCTTCAACAGCTGAGTGTCATCGATTAAAACCAAAATCTTCACCGTGACACTCTCGTTCTGTTTGCATCTTACAGCCCAATTCACACAGAAGTGATGTGGCAGTGGCATGACGCTGACTTTTTTTCACGTTCACGTTTATATATGTTATATGTATACCATATATACATGGTTTAATGCAAAAATAAGTGGCGTTTTGCCACACCACTTCTGTTTGTATTGAGCTAATTGAGCTATATTGTTATATGGGAGTTGAAAAGTCAGTGCCTCGTCACTTCTGTGTCAATTGGGCCTGAGGTTAATATGTATAATTCTTATTAATGGAACTGATATCTCTGAGAGAATATGAGTTATATTTTCtttaaaatgtaaactttaTCGCTTATATTAATAGATTTTCTGTTAGAAGTTATGACCtatgataattcattatttttcatattcaccAAATCTTATATTTTCTTCTAATATACAAACTAccaaatttatgaatttatgttTTATCTAATATTGATATGAAGAAATAAGCGTCATTtctttaatatatattttttttattctactcTAATTCAGCATCCACGAGCATTCCATTCCATTAGTctgagtttattattttttaagtgCGAGCCATATCCCTCCACACAAGTTTAGTGTCCTTTTAGGATGCACGGTTGAATTCTTGTTGAATTTTCAcgttattatattgaatattatgcttgataaagtatttattattttgttcgtatcatattgtttttaaaatgaatgaatgaaaaatggtttattataaaaaagccacatttttaaacatttgaaatgtaaaatttacaataatttaaacgaaTAGTACTCCTCATCTAGAACGATTCTGTGTCTGAGGAGGGTAGGTCATTGACATGCAGCCaattaaatcattattattatcaaaataatctaaaatataaatggCCAACAGTTTCTTACTCACACACAGACCGACAGGTCCATGTGaattcagtttcaattattttgtgaaatagcTTTATCATGGATATAATCTATTTAAAATTAGTACATTTATTGATGATTTATAAATCTGTAATTTTTTGAGCAGCAATAAATTCAGTTCAATGGATTATTGTTCCAAGTTTTGTACGTATTGATTTTTGCAGGTGAAAAACGCCAACTTTGAGTTCAATCCTTACTACGCACGAGTTTCAGTTCCTTTCCTGATGATCGGTGgcaatgaaaagaaaaggagaaggacaAAAAGAAGGATCCGTGCGGAATGGAGGAGGTAGGACAGGGGGATGCTGGTAATGatgtcgaagaagaagaagagtatgGACTACCTGATGGGGTAAGAGTTGACCAAGTTTATATATCTTGGAAGCAAtttgttctataaaaaaatgagtCGATGATCAAGAAGTGTTTTATGATACATTCCTATGAGACTAAACACAGACATGTACTCAGGAATGAAACACATCGTACAGCTTCATATGCGAAAGGCGTAACCAGCGTGGGAATTCGTCTATTCAATGCATTACCTACACATTTAACCTGTCAAACGCTTGAAAAACTGAGAGATCAGTTGAAGACAGAACTGGAAGGACAGTGTTTTTCATATGAGTTTTTTAGTTGCTTTAGTTCACTGTGATTTTTCGTAGACCTTTGAGAGTACATGTAACAATCTGTTTTATAAATGAACAATTTaagttaaataatttaaataattgacaAGTCCATATATCCCTTTGAGAGGAGGTCAGTGGCTGCTAAATTATCTATCTATATCGCTGCTTCAGTggatcaatatcaaaatcagcTGGTAACTAAGAGTACGAACAGAACGGCCAGGTCGATATGTAGCTATGTAGCTTTCAGTTTAGGTCGAGCTCGCAATCGACCTCTATGTAATGAAAAACACATTGTAAAGCATGGGAATGAACAGTACGGCTAAGTCTCGATTTCCGTTCAGCACGGTGACATTCCCTTTTTAATAATCTTCAACAGCTGAGTGTCATCGATTAAAACCAAAATCTTCACCGTGACACTCTCGTTCTGTTTGCATCTTACAGCCCAATTCACACAGAAGTGATGTGGCAGTGGCATGACGCTGACTTTTTTTCACGTTCACGTTTATATATGTTATATGTATACCATATATACATGGTTTAATGCAAAAATAAGTGGCGTTTTGCCACACCACTTCTGTTTGTATTGAGCTAATTGAGCTATATTGTTATATGGGAGTTGAAAAGTCAGTGCCTCGTCACTTCTGTGTCAATTGGGCCTGAGGTTAATATGTATAATTCTTATTAATGGAACTGATATCTCTGAGAGAATATGAGTTATATTTTCtttaaaatgtaaactttaTCGCTTATATTAATAGATTTTCTGTTAGACGTTATGACCtatgataattcattatttttcatattcaccAAATCTTATATTTTCTTCTAATATACAAACTAccaaatttatgaatttatgttTTATCTAATATTGATATGAAGAAATAAGCGTCATTtctttaatatatattttttttattctactcTAATTCAGCATCCACGAGCATTCCATTCCATTAGTctgagtttattattttttaagtgCGAGCCATATCCCTCCACACAAGTTTAGTGTCCTTTTAGGATGCACGGTTGAATTCTTGTTGAATTTTCAcgttattatattgaatattatgcttgataaagtattttattattttgttcgtatcatattgtttttaaaaatgaatgaatgaaaaatggtttattataaaaaagccacatttttaaacatttgaaatgtaaaatttacaataatttaaacgaaTAGTACTCCTCATCTAGAACGATTCTGTGTCTGAGGAGGGTAGGTCATTGACATGCAGccaattaaatcaattattattatcaaaataatctaaaatataaatggCCAACAGTTTCTTACTCACACACAGACCGACAGGTCCATGTGaattcagtttcaattattttgtgaaatagcTTTATCATGGATATAATCTATTTAAAATTAGTACATTTATTGATGATTTATAAATCTGTAATTTTTTGAGCAGCAATAAATTCAGTTCAATGGATTATTGTTCCAAGTTTTGTACGTATTGATTTTTGCAGGTGAAAAACGCCAACTTTGAGTTCAATCCTTACTACGCACGAGTTTCAGTTCCTTTCCTGATGATCGGTGGCaatgaaaaagaaaaggagaaggacaAAAAGAAGGATCCGTGCGGAATGGAGGAGGTAGGACAGGGGGATGCTGGTAATGatgtcgaagaagaagaagagtatgGACTACCTGATGGGGTAAGAGTTGACCAAGTTTataaaaattactaaaaaatatCATCTGGTTAGATGTTTACCccataataaatatttctaaaacaattaagatttataaattgaaaacaattgttCTGATTAAGGGAAATAGTTGGTTCTTCGTTCACGCTATTATCTTATCAAATATCGTACACGTTAGTCGACAGACATGCGCTTTATGTTGAAAAGTGTGATAACTGGAGTCATCTCCGCTATAcgctatacagagtgtttcagaagtagtgtcgaacattttagggtattgttcctggatgataggagtctacaaatgtcgtattttaagtgtccaaaactcaccggttatccttatagctgccattttgttttttcacttaagaatttttatctcaagaacaaaATGATGTAtttatctgaaatttggcatgaatatttatgctataaagactcaactttaaaaaataaaataaaaaattttgatgtaagttttcaaaatggcggccattttaaatttttgattgcaaatttcacgaaaaccgttcagtttacagaaaatttacaagagacaaaaaagttagcaaatttcaTCAAGATCTCAAGGAtacctcatttattaagattggtcagagaataataaagaaattaattattttcgtacaGCATGCATGATcatgaacaaacaagatcatctgaaaaacattgtaaaatcagctggatggctatgtggagccataccgagttttaAAGCTTCATCTatataactagcaggtaaccagtgCTTCGCAAAagactattttaaaacttgacataatgacaTTTAGAAGagtgaaaatagacctataagaatcctcggttgattaagaatttataagcagcattttcaagtaaatcagttcagtagtttagacgtgatgatcaattaaaaaaagaagttggatttaaaatggcggaaaaaatttggttgcaacggaaaacctgtttttattattcgaaaaggatccccaatcatacctatcttctaatttcccttttaagagaaatattCTGCTGCTTCAttacaacaactgaaagcatgacaaataattgaaaacttgacaaactgaaaatttgatataaacaaatattaaagaatttaaaataggtttataaccatcctcggttaagcaagaatctatatgcaaaatttcaagttaatcagtccagtagttcagacgtgatatgatgcgtcaaacactattttc comes from the Nilaparvata lugens isolate BPH chromosome 1, ASM1435652v1, whole genome shotgun sequence genome and includes:
- the LOC111045550 gene encoding uncharacterized protein LOC111045550, which encodes MDSMSKKERLARGSAVIKVMRVNPRPGRFLKSYIDVRSLPKRPQPPAGSAAALAIGQPHLDVKNANFEFNPYYARVSVPFLMIGGNEKEKEKDKKKDPCGMEEVGQGDAGNDVEEEEEYGLPDGDKRLGWYGYREWAKNINPTHDGNIAEHINVLLGLLISMAADPDNENFPDVEAYPCVQFLRSVKSPDGDIPYNCKSFIAFIEYTCMKILEES